The genomic stretch CAGAAGAGACTGGGCCTGATAAAGTGTCTTGACACTGTGCTGATGACAGAGACTTTATTCTTTAGGCGGGAGAAAGCTGTTGGTAGTTCTTAGGCATGGGAAATGACAGGGTTAGATTCCTATTTAGAGAGATCAAGCTGGTCACAGTGTGGAGGTTGCACTGGATGAGGGAGGTACAGGAAGCAGAGAGCCCAGCGAGAAGGTTAGTGAGAGGTGGTGCTGATCACGCTGGACCCAGCTAACACGCACTTACTTCCCCTAATCCTCACCCACCCTGACAGGAGGAGGCTGTCCCCAGCTGCCGGATGAGGAcactgagcctccatttctttgcctaaagtcacacagctagtaggtggtgGGGCCGGAAGTTGGTTCTGCAGCTGTCTGGCACTAagcctcctgcagcccctgccaTAAGGAGACTTCCATCCTAGACTCCATTCTGAGCAGAGACAAGTCTCAGCTGAGacctcagaggaaggaacatggGCAAAAGCAGACCTGTGCTCTGGACTGAAGAAGAGCAGATTTCAAAAGGCTTGAGGACAGGCAGGGTGTAGAGGGGAAGTCACTGCTAGAGGGATCTGGTGCTGCTTGTACTCATGCGAAGGGCCAGCTCATCTCTCTCCCCACTTGTCCCCATCCCCAGCTGCCCGAGTCCCACCCAAAAAACCAGCTTTGGGTGAGTGCATGGCAAGCTGGACCATTAGATTATGTGCAGATTTTCTTCAAATTGACCAAGATTCAACTCAAAGCTTCAAGAACTGTTTGGATTACTCTATTTGTCCAGGGTACTGTATGTGCATGCCCTTCTGGCCCATATTGGCCCATTTAGGCCTTGGTTCTGGTCTCAGAACTGGGTTAGAATAGGTCTTCAGTTTAAATACCTGTTAAAGGAGGGTAATAAGTATCCCtgcctcatctgtcaaatgaccGCTTAGTAGCAGGGGGTCTGGATTCTCATTTTAATGCAGAGTGGCCATGAGCGGAGCCCTTAAGGCAGGGGAAAAACTCTTCTCTGCTGCCATCTAGTGAGCATCTTGGGAATAACACCTGAATGGAGGTCACCAGGAAAAGTTCTCTCTCCAAGGGGTTCTGAGCCAATGAAGAATGTGTCAGATCCAGGGCCATGCCCCAGATGTGGTCATCTGTGCCCTGGAAGCTGCCCACTGGAAAGTGGAGTCTTCAAGGCGAGACCTGGTGCAGAGCCCGACACACCCTGAATGGACCGCCTTCTCACCTGGCTCTGACCTAGTCATGCCTTATGTCACCCTCCCCTCTTGGCTCCCTACCTTCCTCAGGGTAGTTTTTGAACTAACAGAGTGCTTAGAGAGCCTCTGTGAGCCACCACATCTGGGGGCAGTGGGGTGCAaaccaaagatttatttttcaagtaaaataGGCAGCCCAGGAAGAGCAGAacaagaggaaaccaaggctgagaACAGAAAGCTTGGATATGGAAAGACACAAGAAGCCAGATTGCAGCTGCCAGGGAGAGCTGGGGAGGCGGGCTATGGAGTGGTCCTGGGCCCTTTCCCAGGTGCTGGGGTCAAAGGGGCCTTGGAGACTCAACTCCAGGTGCAGCATTTGCAAGAGGAGCTGAACACCAGGCTCCTCAGGCAGCTTTGCTGGAACAACCACCCCCCTGTACAACTGTAGTAGCTGGACCAGTCCAGAGGGTTGGGGTAGAGCCCGTCAGCTTTGCCCTGGCAGAATGTGTCTTGTCTGAGGCTGCAGCCATGCTCAAGTTAAGAGGGCTGGCCTGGTGCAGGAGCTTCAGGCACTGGGGGGCCTGAAGACATATATGGAAGACCTGGGAAAACAGTGATGATTCAACCAAGGCTCCTCCAAAAGATCCCAAACCCATAGGCCAAGCACACAGGCAGCAACCATAGGCAGCAGCAGCTCAACACCCCATACCTTACAGGCAGGGCATAGTCAGACACCCAAGGCAGAGGACAGCCAGACAACAGCCACACCTACAGCTGGAGCACAGCTCAAGAGAAAACACCGGGGCTACAAGTGTCATAGGCAGTGAATGGCTATCAACCATCTGCAAAGACCAACCAAGTAATGGTGAGGGCCAGCGGGGTCTCACAATGAAGGCTGAGTGCAGGCCTTGAGAAGAGAGGCTGAGGGCCCTCTGGAGGGAAGCCCTGGTTACCAACACCCTGGGCAGGCATTGGTAcaatcagaaagaggaagaagagtgtGAAAAGAGAATCCTCAGAAGAATTTCCTCAGAAGAAGCCAGTACCTGAGGTGCCCTGGCCCCATACTCACTCAGCTCCAGCCGCAGCATCTTGATGAGGGGGTATCGGCCCTGGTTGCAGAAGAAACCAGCAAAGTTGTCCATGTCCAGTGTCCAAACCATGACCCCACCCAGTCCCGTCTGCTTCAGATAGCTGACCTGTTTGAGGAGcgagatgggggtggaggagccCAGGGAAGCCCGGCCAGCAGCCCCAGAGCCGGTTTCCTCATCCAGGCAGGGACCTCTTTTCTCCAGCACCCATGAGTTCTGATCCTTGCTGGGCATGATCCATTCTGGAATCTCCCTGCCCTGACATAAACATGGCCAGGGGTGGGCATGAGGGTGGAGGTGTGAGGAGTACATGGATGTGTGACCTTCCTTAGGTTGGAAGCCTTAACTTCCCAGCATTTTCTGGGCTGAGCTATTGTGTTTGGGGTACTGTCTGCTGATTGTAATGAGTTCAGTTACCATAGGGAACGACTAACTTCCCCAGAGATCTGAATCAATTCCCTGTCTTCATGTCTTTGTCCACCCTGAGGGCCTTCTCACCTCCACCAGTTCCCTGAGGCTTCTTTAAGGTATGGCTGTGTGTCCCCTCCGAGTGGGCTTCCCTGGCCCTAGCCCTGCCGGGGGCCATGGCTCACCTCTGGCGTGAGGCTGGGGTTACAGGGTAGGGGTGGTCGGAACCCTTGATGACCCCAATCTCCCTCCCAGCTACCTCCCTTTCTACACCAGTCCCCACTCAGGGTTCCAGCTACCATACAACTTGCTCTCAGAGGCTagcttcccctttcctctccatcAAGTCTTTCTCCTGTGCTTTGCTCCCCAGAAGGCCCATCTTCTCTGCTTTAAGACTTTCTCAAAATCCCTTCCACCATGATGCCTTCTCTCATCTCCCCCAGCCAGGATCATGCTGCCTCCTCAATTCTCCAGAGCACTTTGTCTACACCTCCAGAAGAACCTGCCACTGTCTGCCCTGCATAACTGACAAGAGATAAGCAGATGAGCAAATACAGGTCCCTCTGCAGGTGCCAATGACCTCACTGGGGAGAGAGACATGGAAACAGGTAAACACACTCAAGTTTTGAGGCAGGAATTGAGGGGGTGTCATATAAGTAAATCAAAGGATCTATAATTTGAACATGCACCAGATATTGTCAACGGACTGAATAAAATGATATGCCTTACTGTATGTATTTCTCCTCTTATATGTCTGTAGAGTTTGtgtttaataaaatacaaatactttcAAGAGAGATACTCAATGTAGAGCAATTTTTTTGCCATTGTGTCTTTTCTTAACCAGTAGGTGATAATGGTATAAAATGCTATCACATGGAGATCTGTGAAATGCTGGGATATTTCTCCTTGAAGAGGTTCTGAATGCTGTCATTGAATGTTATTGACAGGCCTTGGGCCCACACAGGACCACACCTTCCCAGCAGGGCTGAACCTCACCTTGATTTTGCAGCTCTCCACATCATCAAAACCCACCCACTGGTTGCTCTGAAAGGCATAGGGCACCTTCTGGTCCTTGATTCTGTGCTCAGCAGCCCCCTTCCAAGAGCAGACCtagaggagcagagggcagagctgggaaggaggtgggaggcaCTGCAAGCATCTTCTCCCTGTCATGAGGAGACTAGAGACTGAAAAATTCCCATCTGAGAAGCTTGGAGATTCTAGGAAGTTCTAGACTGAGTGACCTAGAACTGTTGATTCAATGAGGCACCTGGGCTTAAGGATAAATCCAAGATGACAGGCATGGGATGGAATTTACCCGACCAGAATTCACTGTGCCTAGCATCCTCATTCAGAAATTATGGGAGAAGAAGCCCCTGCTCTGCACAATACTCGGGGTGGCTGTGGGTTTTCCTACTTCATAGTAAGCCAGGAGTCCTCCCTCTTTGGTGAAGGGGCCAGGAGTTCCAGGCCCCGTGGCTTGGGCCCCCACTCCAGTGTCCAACAAAGAGGCCAGGGTAAAGGATCATCCATAGGTGGGCATGCCAAAGATCAGTTTGCTGGCAGGGTCCCTTGCTGCAGCCACCGTTGCATGGCAGAGTCCTGGTGGTGAAGGAGCAATGTCAGGGctaattttctttgcctttagacTGGTTCAGATCATCCAAGCCTGGGGGCTCCAGAGGAGTTTCATGAGCCTTTACTAGTGTTCCAACCCTGCCCCATCTTCTTTAGATCCTCTCTTAGACCCTGAACCACAGTGATTGAAGCTGCATGGCCCTATAGccaagagcatgggctctggagtcaaacAGTCAttgactcagtaaatatttactgaaggtcagctgtgtgccaggcactgtcctagacGCTTGGGATACCTCAGTAAACAAAGATCTCTGCCTTACTCAGCAACTTATTTGATCTTGCTGAGCCTCGAGCTTCCTgtccataaaatggaaatgataaaaatatttgtcactaaaggcattgtgagaattaaaagataTAATGCATGTATAAGTCTAACATAGTGCAATAAAGGGGAGCTATGATCGTGATCATTACCATCACTGTTGTTTCACCCTCAGTACAAGAGCAGggaattttatttatctctgtaaccccagtgcctagaacaatgcttgACACTAAGATGTGCAAATAGAAAGAACAAATGAGCACAGGGCTTCTTCACCGCCTCTGCACAAGACCTTCCCCCATCATGTATTACTTGACATGACACCCCCAGGCCTGTGACATGAGGAGGTACCCAATACAACTCTGTGGAATAAACAAGTAATGAAGACTCTTCCCTCAAACCAGGATGGTAGGCTCACTTTCCCCAAGAATCCACCCTGTTTGAGTCCAGGTTTTCTAGTTACCTTGCAACCTCTTAGCACTTAGGTATTTTCACTGTATTGATTTACGTGTATTTCTTTTTGCTGGTCCATATGATTTATCTTTGATCAGACTGGAGCTTTCTGAGGGCAGAGGTCAGAGCACCCTGCTAAGTTCTGTGGCATTTTTGTGCAAATTTGGAAAAGTCACCCCTCTGGCCAGAAGCCACATGCAGGGCACATAGTATAGAGAGTAGAAGGCCTCTTTGTAGGAGGATAAaggcctcccttcccccacatggATCCAGGGCACACAGCTTGGAGAGCACTGTGCCAGTGGGAGTTCAACCCCCTCACCTCTCAGCTGAATGTCTTTGTATGTCTCCCCACTTGACTTGGCTGGCTTCCCCTGGGACCCACACAGTTTCCCAGATGAGGGTGGAGGAACCAGGTGCAATGTGAGCTTTAGATGCTCGGCTCAAGTGCCTGAAGAAGTGCACTTTATTTGTGAAAGAGCCACGGAAGTCCTAGATGTTCCACCCAGCTGAAACACAAAGATGTGGACTCCCCAaaattaacaaacattttaatttagggctttttgttattgttgtttgttaAGAAGGAGAAATGATATGGTCAatcttgacttttaaaatatagaatggGCTTATAAAAAAATGTCTAGCCTACTCAATGAGGAAGAGCTGGGCAGGAAACCTCCACCCATCCCAGTCTACAACCAAGCCTGCCCTTTCCAGGGACTGGGGTGGCGTAGGGGGGTTCTGCCCTGAGTGACGTCCCCTGAGATGTTATCAACTTGGGAAAGCTCTCACCTCTTTCCAGAAGGACATTCAGTGCCAAGGAGCAAAAGTTACCCATTATCTTGAAGGAAATGGGGCTGAGGGTGTATGAAGGGAGCAGGAGCCATTTTGGCTGGAAACTTGAGCTCAAAGACAGCCTCTCAATTAGTCACTTGTTTGTTTGATGTTGCTAGATTGGTTGGCTGTGTCTAATATCAGCCGAGATGCTACACAGAAGTGAGGTTTCTCCTCAGCAGTGACATggaataggaaaataaaacaaacacgaaagaaacaaaaaaatcctggCTTCTCCATGCCCTGCTTGGTATCCTGCTTTTCCCTTCCATTAGGTTCTTCGAGGCTCATAAAGGGCCACTGGCAAGGGCCTGTGCCAGGAGCGTCCTGCCCCTTACCACATTGAATTCGGCCATGGCCCcagtctctccctgtctctcatGGGGGGGCTGTTATGCCCTGTGTTCTTTTCCCAAGAGCCATGGATGTCATAGGCCATGAAGCTGAGGAACTCCAGTTTCCTGCATGAGGCATGGGAAGAGAGAGTGAGGGGCTAGTGAGCAGGGTGGAGCCCTCCCGCTTCCTTGCTCCTCCGTCCCCTCACACGCAGTGTGTGGCCTGGGGAGAGACCTGCATGGTGGGGGCGGGCTCCCTTCTTGCTCTGGGAGACGCAGCAGCATAGGCAACACCTCCGGTGGCCCCTGTCATCTTGGCCATTCTCATTCTTGGCAGCTCACGTCTTCAGCGTCCTCCTCCCAGCTGTCCCCTTAGCACCCTCAGGACAGAGTCCACTCAAGGACACCTCTTGCTATTTTGCTATTTTGAAGGGAAATCTAGCTtagcatttctcaaactttagttGTGCACATATATCACTTGGGAATCTCATTCAGGTACAGGCTCTTATTCAGTAGGCTTGGGGTGGGAACTCATTCTCTCAGAGATGCTAAAtgcttccctctttccccttccaGGGGTATTTCACTTTAAGACTGAATTCTTAAGGAAAAGGGCAAGGCTCCAAAGAGAGGGACTCTGGAGTGATGGAGTAGCAAATGTGCTAAGGAAACCCTCCTTAGGTCTGCTGGTGGTGCAGGCGAGCCCCTGCTCCATTCTGGGGGAAGCTCAGCCTGCCCTTGGTCTCTTTCCCCTGCAGAGAACACAGGGTCCATGCCATCTGCCTGAGACTCACAGAGCAATTTTGTCCCCCTCATATCCAGCTTTTGTGCAGTGTGGCCCTGCTGGGACAGCTGTGCTCGGCAGGAGGTGTGCCTTCCCTGAGGCCTGGGCTTCCTGCTGAAAGGCATTGGCCAGGTCCTGCAGGGGCAGCTCAGAGTGAACACACAGGCGGGGAACAGGCAGCCCTGTGAGCTCCAAGCAGATGTTCCCACACAGGAGCCTGAAAACTGACCACAGGGCTGGTCTGTGCTATGCAGACACATGAAGCAGCTGAGCCTGGGGGCAGAGCAGCACCTATGCGGCCCCCTGGCTAACTAGGTCTTCCCTATCTCACCCAGCTGTACCTGCACCAGGGCTATGAAGCACTGCTTATCTGATGGAGGGCTCCCCCGGCTTCCTGCGTACTCCCAGTCAAGGTCGAGACCATCAACGCCATATTTGCACAGAAACCTGATGGCTGAGTTGACAAAGGACTGTTGATTATTGGCTATAGCCACCATATCCATGAACCTATGGGTTGATATAAGGCAGTGTGGGCCTGTCTTACACAGGACAGTGGGTCATGCTCCCTCAGAGGCAAGTGAGAAACTTCTCAGGATATTGGTGCTCGGCTGTCTAGGCCAGAAGTGAACAAGAAGGGCTGCTTCAGAGACTGCTGGGATATTTGCAGGTGGGTTATGGGCCTGGCTAAGGGAAAGGGACAATGTAGAAGTGCCCCCAAACATTGACATCACCAGGGGCACACTGACTCACTAGGAGCTCTGCTTCCCAAAATTCCCTCCAGAAGCTTACTGCCACATCCCTGCCCAGGGATTTGTTCTAACCTGAATCAGAGCTGGCTGTCAACCCAGCAAGGAGattgaaaaaagaagaggaatcaGTTTCTaagatgaagaggaagagaagcaCGGCAGTTTAGTGAGGATCTGGGTAATCTTGGGGGCCTGCTGTTCTACTTCCCTGGCAGGTTAACATGGTTACTATTCTTCTAACTCACATTTGTAGAGTGTTTtgtgttattgttattactattactagTCCAGAGTTCTTTACAATTTCTGAGGTGCCCCAAGAACAACCTCCCCACATCTTACTTTCTCA from Balaenoptera musculus isolate JJ_BM4_2016_0621 chromosome 3, mBalMus1.pri.v3, whole genome shotgun sequence encodes the following:
- the CHIT1 gene encoding LOW QUALITY PROTEIN: chitotriosidase-1 (The sequence of the model RefSeq protein was modified relative to this genomic sequence to represent the inferred CDS: inserted 2 bases in 2 codons; substituted 2 bases at 2 genomic stop codons) — protein: MVWSVAWAGLMVLLTIQWGSAAKLVCYFTNWAQYRQGAVRFLPKDVDPNLCTYLICAFAGMNNHQLSSIAWNDETLYKEFNILKKMNPKLKTLQATGGWSFGTQKFMDMVAIANNQQSFVNSAIRFLCKYGVDGLDLDWEYAGSRGSPPSDKQCFIALVQDLANAFQQEAQASGKAHLLPSTAVPAGPHCTKAGYEGDKIALKLEFLSFMAYDIHGSWEKNTGHNSPXHERQGETGAMAEFNVDSAMQRWLQQGXPASKLIFGMPTYGXSFTLASLLDTGVGAQATGPGTPGPFTKEGGLLAYYEVCSWKGAAEHRIKDQKVPYAFQSNQWVGFDDVESCKIKVSYLKQTGLGGVMVWTLDMDNFAGFFCNQGRYPLIKMLRLELSLPYMSSGPPVPEAPAPGQPSXLEHGCSLRQDTFCQGKADGLYPNPLDWSSYYSCTGGWLFQQSCLRSLVFSSSCKCCTWS